The sequence AGAATATCCTCAAGGGATTAAAATGTGCTTTCAATTACTTGCCTGAAATCGGCATAAGCGGGGAAATTCTTCTAAATGGATAAGATTGATCGCAAGATTCTTGCTGAACTGCAGGCTGACGGCCGTTTGTCGGTGACCGAGCTGGCCGAGCGGATCGGGTTGAGCGTATCCCCCTGCCACCGCCGGGTGCGGGCGTTAGAGGAATCCGGGGTGATCAGAGGTTACCGCGCCCAGCTCGATCCCGGCAGCCTGGGCTATAACTTTTCCGCCCTGGTGTTCGTCACCATGCGCGAAGGCGATCGCCGCGCCGTTGAAACCTTCGAAAACGCCATGATGGACATTCCGCAGGTGGTGCAGGCGCAGCGGCTGTTCGGCGATCCGGACTATCTGCTGCACGTGATCGCCCGCGATCTGCCCGCCTTTCAACAGCTTTACGACGAGAAACTCTCCGCTCTGCCGGGCGTGCAGCGCCTGAGCTCCACCCTGGTGATGAAAACCGTAGTGCCGGAGCGTTCATTCCTGCCGCTGGGAAAATGACGACGGGAGCGTTGCCGCTCCCGTTTTGACTTCTTTAAGGCACAATCACGAAATCCGGATTGGCTACGGCGAACAGCGCCTCGCGATCCGCCGCCGGTGGATAAATCCACTGCGTATTGATCTCCTGCTTAATCTTTTTGCCTTCCTGACGGGTAAAACGCACCTGGCGATCCCAGCCTTCGGTATACAGCGCGCCCCAAGGCCCCAGATCCAGACAGGTCACATACTTCGGCTGGCTGTACGGGTGCGTCGGCAATCCCGCCAGCTCCGCCGCCGCATTGTGGCCGGCCACGCGGCCAAGACTCATCGCATGCTGGCAGGTCATCAGGTTGTGGTTGCCGAGATCGTCGGTCGCCGCCTTCACCGTATCCCCGGTCACGAAAATGCCCGCCGCCGCCGGCGCGCGCAGGAAGGCATCGCCGATCACCCGGCCGTTGCCGTCGCGCTCGCCGGGGATCTGCTCGGTCAGCGGATGCGCCCGCACGCCCGCCGCCAGGATCACCGTGTTGGCGGCGAT comes from Serratia sarumanii and encodes:
- a CDS encoding Lrp/AsnC family transcriptional regulator — encoded protein: MDKIDRKILAELQADGRLSVTELAERIGLSVSPCHRRVRALEESGVIRGYRAQLDPGSLGYNFSALVFVTMREGDRRAVETFENAMMDIPQVVQAQRLFGDPDYLLHVIARDLPAFQQLYDEKLSALPGVQRLSSTLVMKTVVPERSFLPLGK